The following proteins come from a genomic window of Miscanthus floridulus cultivar M001 chromosome 2, ASM1932011v1, whole genome shotgun sequence:
- the LOC136535599 gene encoding origin of replication complex subunit 2-like — protein MAPRGGRAAASSGSEDEEEEAGFSRSYFLAKEKEPLSGKKRARAAAGKLSDLNLVDEQVLRASLAEIPPKHKEEVEALTRSYKDQYRNWLFELRCGFGLLMYGFGSKKQLLEDFASTTLTDFTVVVINGYLPSVNLKQILATIAEMFWDQTKAKRKRQPGTRSQLSQQFPSQSTEDIISFLMRQTSDDVDDRVCLLIHNVDGPALRDAESQQCLAQISCCPQVRVVASIDHVNAPLLWDKKMVHKQFKWSWYHVPTFAHYKVEGVFYPLILASGGHAQTTKTALVVLQSLTPNAQSVFRVLAEYQLANEKEEGMPVSSLYTKCRERFLVSSQVTLNSHLTEFKDHDLVKIRKHSDGQDCLRIPLVSDALEKLLQELA, from the exons ATGGCACCGAGAGGCGGACGTGCAGCGGCTAGTTCCGGTtctgaggatgaggaagaggaggcTGGGTTCTCTAGGAGCTACTTCCTGGCCAAGGAGAAGGAGCCATTATCTGGGAAGAAGCGTGCCCGTGCCGCCGCGGGCAAGCTCTCCGACCTCAACCTCGTCGACGAGCAG GTGTTGCGTGCATCCCTTGCAGAGATCCCTCCGAAGCacaaggaagaggtggaggctcTGACTAGAAGCTACAAGGACCAGTACCGCAACTGGCTGTTCGAACTAAG ATGCGGTTTTGGTCTCCTGATGTATGGGTTTGGATCTAAGAAGCAATTGCTCGAGGATTTTGCCTCCACTACCTTGACTGATTTCACTGTCGTTGTAATCAATGGCTACCTTCCGTCCGTCAATTTGAAACAG ATCTTAGCAACAATAGCTGAAATGTTCTGGGATCAAACAAAAgctaaacgcaagagacagccagGAACAAGGTCCCAGTTGTCACAACAGTTTCCGTCACAATCAACAGAGGACATCATCTCATTCCTAATGAGACAGACatcagatgatgtggatgatcgCGTGTGCCTTCTTATTCATAATGTTGACGGACCTGCTTTGCGTGATGCTGAATCACAACAGTGTCTAGCACAAATTTCTTGCTGCCCACAGGTCCGTGTTGTTGCATCAATAGACCATGTTAATGCCCCTTTAT TGTGGGACAAGAAGATGGTGCACAAACAGTTCAAGTGGAGCTGGTACCATGTCCCGACTTTTGCGCATTACAAAGTCGAAGGCGTGTTCTACCCATTGATCCTAGCTAGTGGTGGTCACGCCCAAACCACAAAAACTGCTCTCGTTGTTCTGCAGAGTCTGACACCGAATGCACAAAGTGTTTTCAGAGTTCTTGCTGAATATCAGTTGGCAAATGAGAAGGAGGAAG GTATGCCAGTCAGCAGTTTGTATACAAAATGCCGTGAGCGCTTTCTGGTAAGCAGTCAAGTGACATTGAATTCACACCTGACTGAGTTTAAAGATCATGATCTGGTTAAGATCAGGAAGCACTCTGATGGGCAAGATTGTCTCCGCATTCCTCTTGTTTCTGATGCACTGGAGAAATTGCTGCAAGAGTTGGCTTGA
- the LOC136540519 gene encoding uncharacterized protein, whose product MQHTWTAARVLWKSLLSVLSSANHEVRSGFELRVAALLADIAAASAARRAAIVSAGGGAVLDWLLESVVRGATQAEAARALAHLVADPWVAPAVLGRPHAVPCLLQFIFSYQPTRGKKKSSFDGSDHSKGRSMLVAALMDIITSNCDNADYSFKPLLPADADTRDIATAIEVIEQGGMHFDDHEDNGSNDGDTGLKGIGIKVLGGTTILGFSRGNNSLELDNSDNDILDVPYDSRRFVVEQTAAESPLLGKSSSSAVPGLWDDLQREHVAVPFATWALANWAIASDLNRTRIQELDSDGHAVATALKAAERTVKWHGTLVARALLEDQNLALAPSVPDWCSSLLSTASQATANNDMPLGQLSLSTFLLSMMRCNESKFVIRQKGLHPLRSIAKKIENQNGQNSMKESIASALSLLYAGEVPLSLEESQRWSGILLRWLFDKSVYFMLQYSALLQC is encoded by the exons ATGCAGCACACGTGGACGGCCGCGCGGGTGCTCTGGAAGTCGCTCCTGTCCGTGCTCTCGTCTGCCAACCATGAGGTGCGGTCCGGGTTCGAGCTGCGGGTCGCCGCGCTGCTCGCCGACATCGCGGCCGCCAGCGCCGCGCGCCGCGCGGCCATCGTCTCTGCGGGCGGCGGCGCCGTCCTCGACTGGCTGCTCGAGAGCGTCGTGCGGGGGGCCACGCAGGCCGAGGCTGCCAGGGCGCTCGCGCACCTGGTGGCGGACCCCTGGGTCGCGCCCGCCGTTCTCGGCCGCCCGCACGCCGTGCCATGCCTTCTCCAGTTCATCTTCTCGTACCAGCCCACGCGCGGCAAGAAG AAATCTTCATTTGATGGTTCAGATCATTCTAAAGGGAGGAGCATGCTTGTGGCTGCACTTATGGATATCATCACGTCTAACTGCGACAATGCAGACTACTCGTTTAAGCCTTTGCTGCCTGCTGATGCTGATACAAGAGATATTGCAACAGCAATTGAAGTTATTGAGCAAGGGGGGATGCATTTTGATGACCATGAGGATAATGGCAGTAATGATGGTGACACTGGATTAAAGGGGATAGGTATTAAGGTGCTTGGTGGAACCACAATATTGGGATTCTCTAGAGGAAATAACTCATTGGAGTTGGATAACTCAGACAATGATATTTTGGATGTACCATATGATAGTAGAAGATTTGTGGTGGAACAGACTGCTGCTGAGTCTCCACTGCTTGGGAAATCAAGCTCTTCTGCTGTCCCAGGGCTTTGGGATGATTTGCAGAGGGAGCATGTAGCTGTACCTTTTGCTACATGGGCTCTTGCAAACTGGGCTATAGCTTCAGATCTGAATCGCACTCGTATTCAAGAACTTGATAGTGACGGGCATGCAGTCGCAACTGCGCTGAAAGCAGCTGAAAGAACTGTAAAGTGGCATGGAACTCTGGTGGCTCGAGCTCTTTTAGAAGACCAGAATTTGGCCTTGGCTCCATCGGTTCCTGATTGGTGCTCTAGTCTTCTTTCTACAGCTTCTCAGGCTACTGCAAACAATGACATGCCATTGGGTCAATTGTCATTATCAACGTTCCTATTATCTATGATGCGGTGTAATGAGTCAAAATTTGTGATAAGGCAGAAGGGCCTTCATCCTCTTCGTAGTATTGCAAAAAAGATAGAAAATCAGAATGGCCAGAACAGTATGAAAGAATCAATAGCAAGTGCTCTGAGTTTGCTATATGCTGGTGAAGTTCCTTTATCACTTGAGGAATCTCAAAGATGGTCTGGCATTCTTCTTAGATGGCTTTTTGATAAATCTGTTTACTTCATGCTACAGTATTCTGCGTTGCTGCAGTGCTGA
- the LOC136535600 gene encoding pentatricopeptide repeat-containing protein DOT4, chloroplastic-like, with product MHEHHPASPIAPPAVGDCHGIPFDPSFLPRLLLSATSCTSSFLAARAVSALHAAGLKLGALPASLPASNALISAYSHADLLPSALRAFYLLSHPSTASYTTVLSALSRHGRPHEALSLFAAAASAVAPDAELLSCLVSCCRRASALLHARAAHAYGLKTVAALAFYASAGPALVALYARHGKVGAARRVFGYMDGEDVVSWNSMIGGFASAGMDGEAWVCFREMRSRGVRGNARTAVVVLGSCDMESGRQVHGTIVSSHGGSSKAILWNALMSMYSRAGCVTDAERVFLETVRKDVVSWNVMIGAFAKNGYGERALELVDMMLQCGMKPDSVTFTAILMACCHCGLVDEGLELFQRFVSIVGLIPTMEQCACIVDLLARAGRFMEALDFIGQMSVRPNAVVWGALLSASRMHHNMEFARIAFEQLVQVEPENAGNFVTMSNIYAKAGMVEDAKRVRMMIDGVELAKPSGQSCVEVL from the coding sequence ATGCACGAACACCACCCCGCGAGCCCGATCGCGCCGCCCGCCGTCGGCGACTGCCACGGCATCCCCTTCGATCCGTCCTTTCTCCCGCGCCTCCTCCTCTCCGCCACCTCCTGCACCTCCTCCTTCCTCGCCGCGCGCGCAGTCTCCGCCCTCCACGCGGCGGGCCTCAAGCTCGGCGCGCTCCCCGCCTCCCTCCCGGCCTCGAACGCCCTCATCTCCGCCTACTCCCACGCCGACCTCCTCCCCTCCGCGCTCCGCGCCTTCTACCTCCTCAGCCACCCTTCCACCGCCTCCTACACCACCGTCCTCTCCGCGCTGTCCCGCCACGGCCGTCCCCACGAGGCGCTCTCCCtcttcgccgccgccgcgtccgcgGTCGCGCCCGACGCCGAGCTCCTCTCCTGCCTCGTCTCATGCTGCCGCCGCGCGTCCGCCTTACTCCACGCGCGCGCGGCGCACGCCTACGGCTTAAAAACCGTGGCGGCGCTGGCCTTCTACGCCTCGGCAGGTCCGGCGCTGGTCGCGCTCTATGCGAGACACGGGAAGGTCGGTGCGGCCAGGAGGGTGTTCGGCTACATGGACGGCGAGGACGTGGTGTCCTGGAACTCCATGATCGGCGGGTTCGCCAGTGCCGGGATGGACGGTGAGGCGTGGGTCTGCTTCCGGGAGATGCGCTCGAGAGGTGTTCGAGGGAATGCCCGCACAGCTGTGGTGGTGCTGGGGTCTTGTGACATGGAGTCCGGCAGGCAGGTCCATGGGACTATAGTGAGTAGTCACGGTGGTTCTTCGAAAGCCATTTTGTGGAATGCATTGATGAGCATGTATTCGCGTGCCGGCTGTGTCACCGATGCGGAGAGGGTGTTCCTGGAGACTGTAAGGAAGGATGTTGTGTCATGGAATGTGATGATCGGAGCGTTTGCGAAGAATGGATATGGAGAAAGGGCCCTTGAGCTTGTGGACATGATGTTGCAGTGTGGTATGAAGCCAGACTCTGTGACATTCACGGCCATTCTCATGGCATGCTGCCATTGTGGCTTGGTTGATGAAGGGCTTGAACTATTCCAGCGCTTTGTGTCAATTGTTGGTCTCATCCCAACCATGGAGCAGTGTGCCTGCATTGTGGATTTGCTCGCACGTGCTGGGAGGTTCATGGAGGCCTTGGATTTTATCGGTCAAATGTCAGTGAGACCAAATGCAGTTGTCTGGGGTGCTTTGCTGTCCGCAAGTAGAATGCATCACAACATGGAATTTGCAAGGATTGCATTCGAGCAGCTGGTTCAGGTGGAGCCTGAGAATGCTGGGAATTTTGTGACGAtgtcaaacatatatgcaaagGCTGGGATGGTAGAAGATGCAAAGAGAGTGAGGATGATGATTGATGGTGTAGAGTTAGCAAAACCTTCTGGACAAAGCTGCGTGGAAGTTTTGTAA